In Dehalococcoidia bacterium, one DNA window encodes the following:
- a CDS encoding VTT domain-containing protein — protein MENPEHSTPRIVARAADRLLAFYESAAQRVSRSRRAQLLVAMIALLFVFIPSVVLLILPFVTDFSEQRLKSLGYAGIFIANLAGTATVFIPVPGITAAGQALVITGGSELNPVAAGILGGLGMALGEVTAYAAGAVGREFARGRQVGGPMWFRRAVLAAIGGVGWLMARYGMLTLFFLAAIPNPLFEVAGLTAGSVRMNFWRFMTAVTLGKVTRGLALAFFGASLGF, from the coding sequence ATGGAGAATCCCGAGCACAGCACGCCCCGGATTGTGGCGCGCGCCGCCGACCGGCTGCTGGCCTTCTACGAGAGCGCCGCCCAACGGGTAAGCAGGAGCCGCCGAGCGCAACTCCTCGTGGCGATGATCGCCCTGTTGTTCGTGTTCATCCCCTCGGTTGTCCTGCTCATCCTGCCGTTCGTGACCGATTTCAGCGAGCAGCGCCTGAAGAGTCTGGGGTACGCAGGGATATTCATCGCCAACCTGGCGGGCACCGCCACCGTCTTCATTCCGGTGCCGGGGATTACCGCCGCGGGGCAGGCCCTCGTCATTACCGGTGGCAGCGAGCTCAATCCGGTGGCTGCGGGCATCCTGGGAGGACTGGGGATGGCGCTCGGCGAGGTCACTGCTTACGCCGCCGGCGCTGTGGGCAGGGAATTCGCGCGTGGGCGGCAGGTCGGCGGCCCGATGTGGTTTCGGAGGGCGGTGCTGGCGGCCATTGGTGGCGTTGGCTGGCTCATGGCGCGCTACGGGATGCTCACGCTGTTCTTCCTCGCGGCCATACCCAATCCCCTGTTCGAGGTCGCGGGGCTCACGGCGGGCTCGGTGAGGATGAACTTCTGGCGCTTCATGACGGCGGTAACACTGGGGAAGGTAACCCGGGGCCTGGCGCTCGCTTTCTTTGGGGCATCGCTCGGCTTCTAA
- a CDS encoding OsmC family protein, which translates to MLAARGIRVKTEDYTAQVEGRVEKKGLTIGITEIGIHYRLTVPAGRKDDVQRALETHFDACPGYQSVKGAIEVRWTADVREEAPAE; encoded by the coding sequence GTGCTGGCAGCACGCGGGATCAGGGTGAAGACCGAGGACTACACCGCGCAGGTGGAGGGACGGGTCGAGAAGAAGGGGCTGACCATCGGCATCACGGAGATCGGCATCCACTACCGGCTAACGGTGCCCGCCGGCAGGAAGGACGACGTCCAGCGGGCGCTGGAAACGCATTTCGACGCCTGCCCCGGCTATCAGAGCGTGAAGGGCGCCATAGAGGTCAGATGGACGGCGGACGTGCGAGAGGAAGCACCGGCGGAGTAG